Proteins encoded together in one Planctomyces sp. SH-PL14 window:
- a CDS encoding TolC family protein, whose protein sequence is MHAEDAGLEGTNGCLNRSCPSSRISTGPSMSPSSAAHAALISLLLAAASGCRTNGIPLSAYRAETPATPVAASASEDAPAIPSSDVQLTAAEELVKDSAVPNLEAVEVLDLATLEQYALENNPALKQANASVAKAVGFRDQVGLYPNPTAGYNGTQLADRGTDQHVGFIEQEIVTGHKLQRNRLVLAQEVQAQLWQAEATRLRIVTDVRTRFYETLAAQERVRLAREFESVAAEGVQAARKRIDALEGSRPELLQTQIQQSEIQLLKQRAEIAYLASWKSLFAVIGTPCEFNRGLAGSLEVPLEEQDWEATYGQLAEVSPEVRMACSRVARAQANLERQQVQPIPNLAVMVAGGYDKGTGSELINTQVGVPIPLFNRNQGNIAAAWGEYCRATQELQRVKLALRTRLLEAGRTYDSAAAQVRRYDEDILPMAKEALTLAEQSFRAGEMEFLQVLIVRRTFFDSNLQTVQARMEFAQASALVDGLLLSGSLSESTDTAADDGLRGQTLGGQ, encoded by the coding sequence GTGCACGCAGAGGATGCAGGTTTAGAAGGGACAAACGGCTGTCTCAACCGTTCCTGTCCCTCTTCTCGCATCTCCACAGGTCCCTCAATGTCTCCCTCTTCTGCCGCTCATGCGGCCTTGATTTCTCTTTTGCTGGCAGCCGCAAGCGGCTGCCGGACAAACGGCATCCCTCTTTCGGCTTACCGGGCGGAAACGCCCGCAACACCTGTTGCCGCATCTGCTTCCGAAGACGCGCCGGCCATCCCTTCGTCCGATGTGCAACTGACCGCAGCCGAGGAACTGGTTAAGGACTCGGCCGTCCCCAACCTCGAAGCGGTGGAGGTCCTGGACCTCGCGACACTTGAGCAGTATGCCCTGGAAAACAACCCTGCGCTGAAGCAGGCGAATGCCTCGGTCGCGAAGGCCGTTGGCTTTCGTGACCAGGTGGGGCTCTATCCCAATCCGACGGCGGGCTACAACGGCACGCAGCTGGCCGACCGTGGAACCGATCAGCACGTCGGTTTCATCGAACAGGAGATCGTCACGGGGCACAAGCTCCAGAGAAACCGGCTGGTTTTGGCGCAAGAGGTCCAGGCTCAACTCTGGCAGGCGGAAGCAACACGGCTTCGCATCGTGACCGATGTCCGGACTCGCTTCTACGAGACATTGGCGGCCCAGGAGCGTGTTCGGCTCGCCCGCGAGTTCGAAAGCGTCGCAGCCGAAGGTGTTCAGGCTGCCCGGAAGCGAATCGATGCGTTGGAAGGGAGCCGCCCCGAGCTGCTACAGACTCAGATCCAGCAAAGTGAGATCCAGCTACTGAAGCAACGGGCCGAGATCGCGTATCTCGCCTCGTGGAAATCCCTCTTCGCTGTCATCGGGACGCCGTGTGAATTCAATCGGGGCCTGGCGGGAAGCCTGGAAGTTCCCCTCGAAGAGCAGGACTGGGAAGCAACCTATGGTCAGTTGGCCGAGGTGAGCCCGGAAGTCCGGATGGCGTGCTCGCGTGTCGCGCGGGCACAAGCCAACCTCGAACGGCAGCAGGTGCAACCGATTCCCAATCTCGCCGTGATGGTCGCCGGCGGGTATGACAAAGGGACTGGATCCGAGCTGATCAACACCCAGGTCGGCGTGCCGATCCCCCTGTTCAATCGAAACCAAGGCAACATCGCGGCCGCCTGGGGCGAATATTGTCGGGCCACCCAGGAGTTGCAGCGGGTCAAACTCGCGTTGCGGACGCGGCTCCTGGAAGCGGGGCGAACCTACGATTCCGCCGCGGCGCAGGTCCGCCGATACGACGAAGACATTCTGCCGATGGCCAAGGAGGCTCTGACCCTGGCTGAGCAATCCTTCCGTGCGGGAGAGATGGAGTTCCTGCAGGTCCTCATCGTTCGCCGAACCTTCTTCGATTCAAACCTGCAGACGGTTCAGGCCCGGATGGAGTTCGCCCAAGCCTCAGCATTGGTCGACGGACTCCTGCTGTCCGGGTCGCTGTCGGAATCGACCGACACCGCCGCGGATGACGGGTTGCGTGGTCAAACTCTCGGCGGACAATGA
- a CDS encoding efflux RND transporter periplasmic adaptor subunit — translation MKRPFSALSVPLALALLCVILVSLGWVTRNTWLPAMRSQFESFSKAPSASEGDVEHAAHEDHPGHDEATSLELSRQARENLGLSSAFVRPIELSTFRKTVSVPALIAERPGQTKTIVSTPMTGVVTKVAAFQGAAIEPGTMLFSIRLTHEDLVQSQTEFVKTLGELDVENREVARLETVAQSGAVAGKTLLERQYSREKLEALLRAQKEALRLHGLSERQVEQIVKDRRLLSELRIVAPGGPQGRSDELQLSEKLPSGAVAAFDGEISSSPDGGAPSTPNVAGPLIVEEILVQRGQSIEQGAQLCSLADYSRLYIEGRALEQDGAVINAALAKSWTIQAVFPDGATIGDLPLAYVASEVDPESRTLKFYVDLPNKILRDSRSVDGQRFVSWKFRPGQRLQLRVPVEEWPDQIVVPVDAVAQEGAESYVFQQNGQHFDRVGVRVLYRDQTSAVIANDGSLFPGTVVAFRSAHQMQMALKNKAGGAIDPHAGHTH, via the coding sequence ATGAAACGCCCATTCTCCGCGCTGAGCGTACCGCTCGCGCTGGCCCTTCTCTGTGTCATCCTTGTCTCACTGGGATGGGTCACCCGCAATACCTGGCTCCCGGCCATGCGCTCGCAGTTCGAGTCGTTCTCCAAGGCCCCGTCGGCTTCAGAGGGCGATGTCGAACACGCGGCGCACGAGGACCACCCCGGTCACGACGAAGCGACCTCGCTTGAGCTGTCACGACAGGCTCGGGAGAACCTGGGGCTGAGCTCTGCGTTCGTTCGTCCGATTGAACTCTCCACCTTTCGAAAGACGGTTTCCGTACCGGCTCTGATCGCGGAACGCCCCGGCCAGACCAAGACGATCGTGTCGACACCCATGACGGGGGTCGTGACCAAGGTGGCCGCCTTTCAGGGAGCCGCCATCGAACCGGGAACGATGCTCTTCAGCATCCGTCTGACGCACGAGGACCTCGTCCAGTCGCAGACTGAGTTCGTTAAAACACTTGGAGAGTTGGATGTCGAGAATCGGGAAGTTGCCCGACTCGAAACCGTCGCTCAAAGCGGGGCGGTCGCCGGAAAGACGCTTCTGGAACGACAGTACAGCCGGGAGAAACTCGAAGCTCTCCTGAGAGCCCAGAAGGAGGCGCTCCGGCTCCACGGGCTCTCGGAACGGCAAGTTGAACAGATCGTCAAGGACCGGCGATTACTCAGCGAGCTGCGGATTGTGGCTCCAGGTGGTCCCCAGGGGCGGTCAGACGAACTGCAATTGTCGGAGAAGCTCCCCTCGGGCGCGGTCGCGGCCTTCGATGGCGAGATCTCATCCTCTCCCGATGGCGGCGCACCTTCGACACCGAACGTCGCCGGCCCGCTCATCGTCGAAGAAATCCTCGTACAGCGAGGACAGTCGATCGAGCAGGGGGCCCAGTTGTGTTCGCTTGCGGATTATTCCCGCCTGTACATCGAAGGACGGGCCCTTGAGCAGGACGGCGCCGTGATCAATGCGGCACTGGCCAAGAGCTGGACGATCCAGGCTGTCTTTCCGGACGGGGCGACGATCGGTGACCTGCCGCTGGCCTACGTGGCGAGCGAAGTGGATCCCGAGTCCCGGACGCTGAAGTTCTACGTCGACCTGCCGAACAAGATCCTGCGCGACTCGCGGAGTGTCGACGGGCAACGATTTGTCTCCTGGAAGTTTCGCCCGGGGCAAAGGCTCCAGCTCCGTGTCCCCGTCGAGGAGTGGCCCGATCAAATCGTCGTTCCCGTGGACGCCGTGGCTCAGGAAGGGGCGGAGTCCTATGTCTTCCAGCAGAACGGGCAGCACTTTGACCGGGTCGGCGTGCGCGTTCTCTACCGCGACCAGACCTCGGCCGTGATTGCCAATGACGGCTCCCTCTTTCCCGGCACCGTGGTGGCGTTTCGCAGCGCCCACCAGATGCAGATGGCACTTAAGAACAAAGCTGGCGGGGCGATCGATCCCCACGCCGGGCACACCCACTGA